One region of Stigmatella erecta genomic DNA includes:
- a CDS encoding NADH-quinone oxidoreductase subunit L — protein sequence MALNDFFSSAPIAPVLLAPSLWMIIALPLLGALVCGLFGRRLGRENVHLVACASVAGSFILSVLAFWATSSGAPSVPDTFGGFRTSHAIWTDLGTWFSAGSFRVNFGLLVDHLSGTLMLVITGVGFLIHLYSTAYMEHDDGYWRYFAYLNLFVAMMLTLVMADNLVLLFVGWEGVGMASYLLIGFWYTDSAKAWAGRKAFITNRIGDFAFLIATFLLVTLVGAFSQQASAEDFRFVRTFRNGQSTETGRGDPARFQEGVAMRGPVTFQGLETLARALPEQQSNGAVTLTTPIAEGPLKGRTFGGVLTVALLLFLLGAAGKSAQLPLYVWLPDAMAGPTPVSALIHAATMVTAGIYLFARMSSLLVLSPVVMATIACIGAATALLAALIAFAQDDIKKVLAYSTVSQLGIMFMGLGTGIFWAAVLHLVTHAFFKACLFLGAGSVMHGNGDETDIKKLGGLRHEMRWTWATFAIATLAITGILPLSGFFSKDAIFHGVHHNLLTGYAWVNHLLYPVGLLITACTAFYMSRLYLLTFEGKRSSEAKLAHAHESSWAMTLPLVLLAVLSVVSAVYAFPLLKGRPEALMDNFLSSVFSPTRDIVRSAGTIVLDNSQPKIVDYLVAWAVSLVGGGAAAFLYVSFFPARRGQPVPAFALQTRRVAQNKFYVDELYELIIIRPVKFLSFLLYRVVDSFLIDTVLVRGSAWLTVRAGSALRYLQTGDAQAYAAVMALALLGGVVYALFQVL from the coding sequence ATGGCTCTCAACGACTTCTTCAGCAGTGCTCCCATCGCCCCGGTGCTCCTGGCGCCCTCCCTGTGGATGATCATCGCGCTGCCGCTGCTGGGCGCGCTGGTGTGCGGCCTGTTCGGCCGGCGGCTGGGCCGCGAGAACGTGCACCTGGTGGCGTGCGCCTCGGTGGCGGGCTCCTTCATTCTGTCGGTGCTGGCCTTCTGGGCCACGAGCAGCGGCGCCCCCTCGGTGCCGGACACCTTCGGCGGCTTCCGCACCAGCCACGCCATCTGGACGGACCTGGGCACGTGGTTCAGCGCGGGCAGCTTCCGGGTGAACTTCGGCCTGCTGGTGGACCACCTGTCCGGCACGCTGATGCTGGTCATCACCGGGGTGGGCTTCCTCATCCACCTCTACTCCACCGCGTACATGGAGCACGATGACGGGTACTGGCGGTACTTCGCGTACCTCAACCTGTTCGTCGCGATGATGCTGACGCTGGTGATGGCCGACAACCTCGTGCTGCTGTTCGTGGGCTGGGAGGGCGTGGGCATGGCCAGCTACCTGCTCATCGGCTTCTGGTACACGGATTCGGCCAAGGCCTGGGCCGGGCGCAAGGCCTTCATCACCAACCGCATCGGCGACTTCGCGTTCCTCATCGCCACCTTCCTGCTCGTGACGCTGGTGGGCGCCTTCTCCCAGCAGGCGTCGGCGGAGGACTTCCGCTTCGTGCGCACCTTCCGCAACGGCCAGAGCACGGAGACGGGCCGGGGCGATCCCGCCCGTTTCCAGGAGGGCGTGGCCATGCGGGGCCCCGTCACCTTCCAGGGCCTGGAGACCCTGGCCCGGGCCCTGCCGGAGCAGCAGAGCAATGGGGCGGTGACGCTCACGACGCCCATCGCCGAGGGGCCGCTGAAGGGCCGCACCTTTGGTGGGGTGCTCACGGTGGCGCTGCTGCTGTTCCTGCTGGGCGCCGCGGGCAAGAGCGCCCAATTGCCGCTGTACGTGTGGCTGCCGGACGCCATGGCGGGCCCGACGCCCGTCTCCGCCCTCATCCACGCGGCGACGATGGTCACCGCGGGCATCTACCTGTTCGCGCGCATGAGCTCGCTCCTGGTGCTCAGCCCCGTGGTGATGGCGACGATTGCCTGCATCGGCGCGGCGACGGCGCTGCTCGCCGCGCTCATCGCCTTCGCGCAGGACGACATCAAGAAGGTGCTGGCCTACTCCACCGTGTCCCAGCTGGGCATCATGTTCATGGGCCTGGGCACGGGCATCTTCTGGGCGGCGGTGCTGCACCTGGTCACCCATGCCTTCTTCAAGGCGTGTCTGTTCCTGGGCGCCGGCAGCGTGATGCACGGCAACGGGGACGAGACGGACATCAAGAAGCTGGGCGGGCTGCGCCACGAGATGCGCTGGACGTGGGCCACCTTCGCCATCGCCACGCTGGCCATCACCGGCATCCTCCCGCTGTCGGGCTTCTTCTCCAAGGACGCCATCTTCCACGGCGTCCACCACAACCTCCTCACGGGCTATGCGTGGGTCAACCACCTGCTCTACCCCGTGGGCCTGCTCATCACCGCGTGCACGGCCTTCTACATGTCGCGCCTGTACCTGCTGACGTTCGAGGGCAAGCGCTCGTCCGAGGCGAAGCTCGCGCACGCGCACGAGAGCTCCTGGGCCATGACGCTGCCGCTGGTGCTGCTGGCGGTGCTCAGCGTCGTGTCCGCCGTGTATGCCTTCCCCCTGCTGAAGGGACGTCCCGAGGCGCTGATGGACAACTTCCTCAGCTCGGTGTTCAGCCCCACGCGCGACATCGTGCGCAGCGCCGGCACCATCGTCCTCGACAACAGCCAGCCGAAGATCGTGGACTACCTGGTGGCCTGGGCGGTGTCGCTGGTGGGCGGCGGCGCGGCGGCCTTCCTGTACGTGTCGTTCTTCCCGGCGCGCCGTGGCCAGCCGGTTCCGGCCTTCGCGCTGCAGACGCGGCGGGTGGCGCAGAACAAGTTCTACGTGGACGAGCTGTACGAGCTCATCATCATCCGCCCGGTGAAGTTCCTCAGCTTCCTGCTGTACCGCGTGGTGGACTCGTTCCTCATCGACACGGTGCTGGTGCGCGGCTCGGCCTGGCTCACCGTGCGCGCCGGCAGCGCGCTGCGCTACCTGCAGACCGGGGATGCGCAGGCCTATGCCGCGGTCATGGCCCTGGCGCTGCTGGGCGGTGTCGTCTACGCCCTCTTCCAGGTGCTCTGA
- the nuoK gene encoding NADH-quinone oxidoreductase subunit NuoK produces the protein MVPISYYLILAAALFCLGMFGVLVRRNALVVFMCVELMLNAANLTFLAFARMRGDSIGHVSAFFVIAVAAAEAAMGLAIVIAVFRSRGSVNIDEIKTMKH, from the coding sequence ATGGTTCCCATCTCGTACTACCTCATCCTCGCCGCGGCCCTGTTCTGCCTGGGCATGTTCGGCGTGCTGGTGCGCCGCAACGCGCTCGTCGTCTTCATGTGCGTGGAGTTGATGCTCAACGCGGCGAACCTGACGTTCCTGGCGTTCGCGCGGATGCGTGGTGACAGCATCGGCCACGTGTCGGCCTTCTTCGTCATCGCGGTGGCGGCGGCGGAGGCGGCCATGGGGCTGGCCATCGTCATCGCCGTCTTCCGCAGCCGAGGCAGCGTCAACATCGACGAAATCAAGACGATGAAGCACTGA
- a CDS encoding NADH-quinone oxidoreductase subunit J family protein — translation MNIEQALFGAFAFLTLFSAGVVIFAKSPINSAMALVSTFFFLAGIYVLLWAHTLAAMQVLVYAGAIMVLFLFVIMLLNLGEESQGVRLTFTRIIGGATALGLFACLVVVLSRLPNAVADLGPQTESFGTLKTIGQAIFSTWLFPFEAVSLLLLVSMVGSVVVAKSRI, via the coding sequence GTGAACATCGAGCAGGCCCTCTTCGGAGCGTTCGCGTTCCTGACGCTGTTTTCCGCAGGCGTGGTCATCTTCGCCAAGAGCCCCATCAACTCGGCCATGGCGCTGGTCTCCACGTTCTTCTTCCTGGCCGGCATCTACGTGCTGCTCTGGGCGCACACCCTGGCCGCCATGCAGGTGCTGGTGTACGCGGGCGCCATCATGGTGCTCTTCCTGTTCGTCATCATGCTGCTGAACCTGGGCGAGGAGTCCCAGGGCGTGCGGCTGACGTTCACGCGCATCATCGGCGGCGCCACGGCGCTGGGGCTGTTCGCGTGCCTGGTGGTGGTGCTCTCGCGGCTGCCCAACGCGGTGGCGGACCTGGGGCCCCAGACGGAGAGCTTCGGGACGCTGAAGACCATTGGCCAGGCCATCTTCAGCACCTGGCTGTTCCCCTTCGAAGCGGTGAGCCTGTTGCTGCTGGTGTCGATGGTCGGCTCAGTGGTCGTCGCCAAGTCACGGATCTGA